In Acidimicrobiia bacterium, the following proteins share a genomic window:
- a CDS encoding CrcB family protein, whose product MRFVWVGLAGAAGAATRYAIGLAIGAERFPWATLLINISGSFVLAFVITVATERRLPLEVSTAITVGFLGAYTTFSTFMWEGFVLGRTGRGVTAVLYITVSIVGGLVAAWGGYQLGRVAR is encoded by the coding sequence GTGCGGTTCGTCTGGGTGGGCCTGGCCGGAGCCGCGGGCGCGGCCACGCGATACGCCATCGGCCTGGCGATCGGAGCGGAACGATTTCCGTGGGCCACGCTGCTCATCAACATCTCGGGTTCGTTCGTGTTGGCGTTCGTGATCACCGTCGCCACCGAACGGCGCCTGCCCTTGGAGGTCTCGACCGCGATCACGGTCGGGTTCCTCGGCGCGTACACGACGTTCTCGACCTTCATGTGGGAAGGCTTCGTGCTGGGCAGGACCGGACGCGGTGTGACCGCAGTGCTGTACATCACGGTCTCGATCGTCGGGGGACTGGTCGCGGCCTGGGGCGGCTATCAGCTCGGGCGGGTCGCACGGTAA